The Pongo pygmaeus isolate AG05252 chromosome 20, NHGRI_mPonPyg2-v2.0_pri, whole genome shotgun sequence sequence CATGATGGGTAACGAAAGGGGTGGGTCTAAGGCAACTGTTTCGCTAAGAGGTTATGAGGGCATTGTGGGTAACGAGGAGCAGCGCAGGGTTCGCAGAACAGATTAGAATTCTCCCGAGGCACTCTGGGAAGGGCCAGCACTTCCGGTTTTAGGTCGGCTACTCCGAaccagaggtggggtgggggcccGACTGCCGCGGTGCCTGGTGGGACGCGAGGCCTGACCTTGCTGCCTAGCCGCCTCTGCCGCGCAACCCACCTTTACCTGTCCTTCGACCCTGGAACGTTAGCCAATGAGAGTACCAACCTGATACGCCACCAAGGTCGGCCCCGTACACGCTGGAGCCAATCAAAATGCTGCAAGGGTCAAAGCCGACCAATTATCACAGCAACCTCGCCGCGGGGCGGAATCAAAAGAGGGCCTCCTCCAGGAGAGAGGCGGGGCGATGCCTCAGCGGGCGTGGCAAAATGCGCACCACAGACCAATGGCGGGCTAGCACCGGAACCCGCGGCGACGTGAGCCAATAGGCGTAGGCGCTGCGAGCCAATGGGAAGGGCGGGGGGGCGCCGTGACCACCCTGCGAGTGAGAACCAATGCAAAGTGACATTTCAGGAAAGGTGGGCGGGACTTTATGCACAGGTCCAATGGGAAGACCTTGTCTTGATGCTGGTGGGCGGGCCTCAGGGCACACTAAACCAATGGGTTAGGTGGGGCGGGGCGAcggtggtggcggcggcggcagcgggtTCGGTTGCGCGTGGCGCACGGGGTGGGAGCGGAGCTCAGGCCGGGAGCAGGCGCCGCCGCCAGTGAGAACCGGGGCCGGAGCCGGGTGCGGATTTGCTGGGGCTGAGTCGGGGGCGCGCGGGCCCTAACCTCTGCCCTCTGACCTCTCCCCTTGCAGACGACCATGGGGAACGTGTTGGCCGCCAGCTCGCCGCCCGCAGGGCCGCCACCGCCGCCTGCGCCGGCCCTCGTGGGGCTGCCGCCACCTCCGCCCTCGCCGCCGGGTTTCACGCTGCCGCCGCTGGGAGGCAGCCTGGGCGCCGGCACCAGTACGAGTCGAGGTTCGGAACGGACCCCCGGGGCTGCAACCGCCAGCGCCTCAGGGGCCGCCGAGGATGGGGCCTGCGGCTGCCTGCCCAACCCGGGAACGTTCGAGGAGTGCCACCGGAAGTGCAAGGGTGAGGGGCGAGGGGCCCCCGCGGGGCTGCGATGGCCTGGATCTCGGGGGAAGGGGGAGGACACTGGGGACTTTGGGATTTGGCGCGCACCATTGGAATTATTTGACAGCACTAGGAGGTGACGTTGGGATCGAATGGTGGAACGTTGAACTTGGGGCTTAGAATGATGGAATCAAATGGTGGAAACGGGATGGAATGtcatagaagtagagaaaagCCTTAGGGACCTCAGGAGCCCCGAGATCAGCCAAGCCAGACTTCTCTTGTGATCGGGAAGGCAACTGAGGCCCAAGGTCACGGTGTCAGCAAGGTTCCGTGGGGATGGGACCCAAAGCCTCCGGATCCCAGCCTGGAGCAATTAGAGTAGTAATAGTGGCGGGGATTTATGGAGTTCTGTTCTGGTGTTCATTATATGTTAACTCATTAGATCCTCGGGACAATTCTGTGTGGTGAGggtcccatcttacagatgatgAGTTTGACCTAAAGTTGCTCAGCTTGGTGGCAGTGAGATTTGAGCAAGCAAAGGCCCTAGCCCTGTCTAACTAGGCTGTACTGCCTCTTTACAggtggaatcctttgtgagatgTTCTGCTGTGGGTCTCTGGAGAGAACTAGGGGTGGTAGGGAAGGAAGAGTTGAGAGTTGGCGTGGGGTTGGGGTGGAGTGTGACAGCGTTTCTCTTCTCCAGAGCTGTTTCCCATTCAGATGGAGGGTGTCAAGCTCACAGTCAACAAAGGGTTGAGTAACCATTTCCAGGTGAGCCTTCCTGGTGTCCTTACCCACCAGAGATCGTCCCCGCCATCCCCCTCCCTGCATCTGCACACTCAGCCCTCTTACTCCTCCCTCAAGAGCTGGGCTCCCAGATACTTGAAAAGACTCAGAGATACAGTGCCAGACTGACTACTCAGTTTGGGAACCTAGAATCCAGAGGTACTGTCTCCCCATAGcagctaggctggagtgaaggaaCAGGTATGTGGGCCTACCGGCAGCACCTCCTTTCTGTGAGTCTCTTAGTCAGGCCGTGCCTCCCAGTCTTCATCCCCTGCCCAGCCCAGAGACCTTGTCCTTGCCCTCTTCAGTGGGCAAGCGTATCTATCCAGtatcctcacagccctcgctttCCTTCCAGGTGAACCACACAGTAGCCCTCAGCACAATCGGGGAGTCCAACTACCACTTCGGGGTCACGTATGTGGGGACAAAGCAGCTGAGTCCCACAGAGGTGAGCTTcctttttcatccattcattgtATCTTTCTAATAACAAATTTGTAGCCAAATGTCAAGCTAAGACGGCCTCATCAGGAAAAGGTCACAGCTACCGAGAGCTTGGAGATGGGGATTGCATCTCTCCGAAGTGCATTGGAACACAAGTAATTCCTTCATCCAGCAAACATCCGCCAAACCCCTGCTCTCTGCCTGGCCCCATGCTGAGCAGTGCTGGGGATGTGACCACAGCTGCCCTGTCACCAGACAGCGATGACCCAGGGTGGAAAGGACTGGGCTGTAGATCGTGCAGAACTTTGAATGCCAAACTAGGCTTTGGACTTTCTCTAGGGGGTTGTGGAGAGTCATGGCATGGTTTGGTCAAGGGAAAGACGTGGTCCACAGGTTCCCGCTGTAGAAATCTCTGGGGCATCTCTGGGGTGGCCATGTGGGGGCTAGTTACTAGGAAGGGCAAAACTGGAGGCCCGGACAGGGTTGGGGGGACTGAATGAGGTCTCTGCTTCTATCATTTCCCTTCAGTAAATGTGTTTATTCTGCAAACCTTCATTGCACAACATATTTtgtgcccagccctgtgctgACACACATGACTGAAACAGCATGGGACTCACCAGTGGGGCAGGGGACAGACCTGTTCCCAGAGAGTAACAAGCCAGGATGGGCAAGGCTGACATGGGGGAACCCAAAGGTGGGGGAGCCTAACTCAGCCTAGGTGGTCAGAGAGGACTTCATGGAGGAGGGGACCCCCATCCGAGGCTTTCTGACCCTAGGCTTCTCACCCCGGCCCATCTCACATACTTCCACAGTGCACGACCTCTGACCCCTTCTGTTCTCTCTGCCTCACAGGCGTTCCCTGTACTGGTGGGTGACATGGACAACAGTGGCAGTCTCAACGCTCAGGTCATTCACCAGCTGGGCCCCGGTCTCAGGTCCAAGATGGCCATCCAGGTGAGTGGGGCACGGAGGCTGCTGCTCCCCTCGGCCACCATGAGCAAGGAGCCGCCCTCACACCCCCTCCTCTCCACAGACCCAGCAGTCGAAGTTTGTGAACTGGCAGGTGGACGGCGAGTATCGGGGCTCTGACTTCACAGTAGCCGTCACCCTGGGGAACCCAGACGTCCTCGTGGGTTCAGGTAAGAGGCGGAGGGCTTGGAGGGTGGTCACAAAACTGCAGTTCTGGCTTTGCCAGCAAATCCACAAAAAGGAGGTTTTGTGAACCTCCTTTTCTGCCACTGGAGAAGTGGTTGAGCAGGAGTGATTTTGAAACATCAGGCAACATACTACAGTGGGTGAGACAGTCACCCACTGACCGTGAGTGGGTGAGTCAgcacagtccttttttttttttttttttgagatggagtcttgctttgtcacccaggttggagtggcgggatcttggctcactgcaacctccatctcctgggttcatgcaattctcctgcctcagcctcccgagtagctgggattacaggcatgcgccaccacgcctggctgatttttgtatttttagtagagacagggtttcaccatattggtcaggctggtcttgaactcctgacctcaagggatccacccacctaagcctcccaaagtgctgggattacaggcgtgagccaccaagcccggccggTCAGCGCAGTCTTAACTGAGATTTTCTTTGGTATTAAACAATGTtttaagatgaggtcttgctgtattggccaggctggtcttggaactcctggcttcaagcagtcctcccacctaagcctcccgaagtgctgggattacaggtgtgagccacctcgcctggccaggGAAACAGCTTTTCAGCCTGCAGATAGTGCAGTCAGGACTCGTAAAACAAACTTGAGGGAGGATGGTCACCTGATTGCATAAGGCTTTGCAGAGCCTTGGCCTTTGCTCTGAGTGAGTCTGGAGCTTTCGGGAACCAAGGCATAGCTTCTCACAGGACCCTGCAGCTGGTGTAGAGAGCAGACTCCAAAGGGGGTACCACTGGGAGGGAGTGGATGGGGAGAGGAGGTTGGATTCTGGATGTTGTTTGAAGGCAGAGCTGCCAGGATTTGTTGAGAGACTGGATGGAGGCGATGACTCCGTAGTTTTTGGCTGGAACTGGAAGGATGGAGTTTCTGATTGCCAGCTTTGTGTCTTTGTGCAGCCATCCGCTGTGTCGTGGAGAGCAGGCTCTTGGGCGCTGAGTCCTGAGTGAATGACTCGTGCAGGCGGGGAGGGGAGCTAGGGTTGGCCTCGGACCCCTGGGATTGCCTAGGGAGAGTTACCACTTCTCCGTACAGGAGCCCAGGGAGACTTTTGAGCTgccagaggaggagaaggggctACCCCAGCTGAGGGACAGGAGCAAGAAGATTCCAGGCAGGGAGAAGTAGGAACAGgggtgagggaagggaagggaagggccaTGGCAGAAAACCCAGGAGACAGGGAAGCTGGAGGTGCAGCAGGTACAGAGAGGCCTCCTAGGTGAGGCTGATCTGTAGGGGCCCCATGAGGAAGAAACCTTTCCTGTCCTCAACTCACCTGGTGACGTCACCCCATCTTCTCATACACTACAGTTGAGCCacatgagccttttttttttttttttttttttttttgtgagacggagtcttgctctgttgcccaggctggagtgcaatggtgcaatctcggctcactgcaacctctgcctccctggttcaagcgattctcctgcctcaggctcactagtagcagggactacaggcacacgccaccatgcctggctaatttttgtatttttagtagagacaggttttcaccatgtcggccaggctgatctcgaactccttacctcaagtgatccacccaccccggcctcccaaagtgctgggattacaggcgtgagccaccgcacccggccaaccaTGCAAGCTTTTCTGACGGTTCCTGAAACCACCAAGTTGGTTCTACCCCAGGACTGATGCACACTCTGTCCCTGCTGCATGGAATTCTTCCCTCTGGTCTTgacatggctgggaaggcttgCGTGCACATGTCACCCTCTGAGCAGGCCTGCAGTGACGAACGCAGTAGCCATCTTTGCACCGCATCACCTCTTCCTGGCCCCTAGTCCTGGTCGCACTTCTTTCTGAAACGGTCTTGCTCATTGTCTCCAGTCCCCCACACAACAGTGTTAGCTGTTGGGGGTCCTGGACTTGCCTGTCTCCTCCACTGTCTGCCCAATGCCAGGAACCATGCTGGGAACAGTGTGGGGGCTCAGGAAATACTGAAGGAAGGATCGTGCAGCAGTCATGGAGATCCCGCTTCTACCTTCTTTCCCTAAGCCTGTTGTGTGCGTCCTCTCCCTTGCTCAGGGTGGGCACTGGGGTAGAGCTAGCTGGGAGGAAAGCCTTCTCTGCAGCCCTGCGAGGTAGAGGCCACCATCGTCCCCATCTTGCAAGGCCAAGAGGAGGTTCTCCACTAAGGGCACATGGCCAGTGGGACTCCAGTGTCCCTGCTCTTCACGGCGCCGGCAACCCCGTTCCCTGTGCCGCCTCGCTAGCCTGGTCCTTTCGTGCTCCCCAGCACTGGCCTCCTGGAGCCCAGGGCCACCAGTGACGCTTTGGTCTCTAGTCCTTTCCAGTGCCTCTTCCTTCCCCCAGACACCAGTGAGAACAGGGCCTGCCGTGTGCCCGGTCAGGGCTGAGCTCTCGAGTCTCTTGCCACCAACAGCTCCGACTTGACCCAGGGCGTCTCCACCTCCAGGCGGCTCTATGACCTCCGGCAAGTGGTTTCAGCCCTTCTGGgcttcagtcttctcatctgtcaCGTGGGCACAATAGAAGCAACTACCTCCCAGTGAAGGAGTCCATGAGAGGGCCCGACTTCTCGGCCTCAGCGCTGGGCCACATGGACAGTCACCACTCGCTCCACGCTGGCAACTCTATGGCGCCAGAGCCCACAGgcacccccatttcacagataaggaaagcGAGGCCCGGGGGTGAAATCAGTTGCCCAGGGTGACATGGCCAGGAAGcagaggagctgggatttgaatggaAGCCTAATTCAGGAGCCCATGAGCCTCCCTATCCCCTCCCAATGGCGACAGCTCCTTTTCTGCTTCACTCTGAGCACCTCATGTGTGCCCAGCCTTGGGCTGGGACACCGCAGTGACCGAGACAGCCCATTCCTGCCCTCATGGGGGTcccaggtcaggcacagtggctcacacctgtaatcccagcactttgggaggctgaggtgggcggatcacttgaggttgggagttcaagatcagcctgggcaacatagcaataccctgtctctacaaaaaaattagaaattaggcatatggtggtacatgcctgtagtcccagctactgggggagcTGAGCTGGCAGGGcagatgcctatagtcccagctacttgggagcctgggaAGGGGAAGTGGTTCTATTCTGAAGCTGGGGCCAAGCCATCCAAGGCCTTGCAGGTGTGCTGAGGAACCCATATCTTCTCAGGGCACAAGGGAGCCATGGCAGGTTCTGGGCAGGGGGTCAACAGGGTCAGGTTTGTGCTTTAACATGATCCCTCTGCTGTCTGTGAGGTCACTTGAAGTTGGGGCACGAGACTAGAGAGGAGGCTGTGGGTAGAGAAACTGGGGGGGGTGGCCCAGGAGATGGGAAGGATGGTTAGAAAGATACTTGAGGGTCTCATGGCCTCAGTTCCAACAGTTCCTGGAACTCAGAGGCCAGAGATTCTAAGTCACTTGCTGTAGATGGCTGTTTTTCCGTCTGTGGGCTTCAGTCTCCCCCTTGGTTGAATGAGGGGATGACACGGACCAGAGTGGTAATGGtagcgattttttttttcttttctccccctgCCGCACCTCACATACCTCTGCCCTGAGGcgcagtctctgttgcccaggccggagtgcagtggcacagtgtcagctcacctcaacctccaccttctgggttcaagtgtttctcctgtctcagcctcccaagtagctgggattacaggcacgcactgccacacccggctaatttttgtatttttgcgtTGTGGCACATGCGTggaatcccaggtactcgggaggctgaggcaggagaattgcttgaacccgggaggcagaggtggcagtgagccgagatgacgcctttgcactccagcctgggcaacaagagcaaaacgccccatctcaaaaaaaaaaaaagagacagagggagagatgggggtctcgccatgttgccccagctggtctcagactcctgggctcaaacagccctcctgcttcagcctcccaaagtgctaggattacaggcgtgagctactgtgccccgCCCATGTGATGGTGATTTAACATTTAACCCCTGGGGGGTTCAGGGATTCATTTGCTTCATCTCATCTGGGAAGGAGAGTCACACAGTCGCTTGCCCGAGCCCATGGGGACCGGCTGCAGCCCACTTctgatctcagcctccccagaagaTGCCACCAGGGCACTGGCCGTGAACTCATAGCCTCTCTCACACCTACCAGGCTCATCTCAGGGGGTGCCGCCTAACACTCAGCCCCTCCGAGAACTCCACCCAGCCATGCCTGCAGGTAGGAAAGGCCCCTATTCCTGCAGCTCCAGAGAGCTGGCTCCAGGCCGGCTCCATGCTAGCAGGCCAGCCTGCTCCCCCTGTGGGGCCCCAAGTCTGCCCCTCTGGTCATCTTGGTCTGGGAAGCATCTTTGCACCTGCCTTGCTCTGTGCTTTCCCAGCTTCTCTGTGTGCCCTCAGTCTCGTGGCCCCCAACCTCCCTTCCCTTCACGTGTCTTCCTCTCCAGGGCTGCACCCTAGGAGATTGCTCGATCGTGGTGGATTTCTCAACTGAATCTTCAGTCCCTCTTCCCCCTTCATTTCTGTCTCTGCTgatctgtcatttcttttttttttgtttttttgtttttttgtttttttgagatggagtcttgcactgtctcccaggctggagtgcagtggcacaatctcagctcactgcaacttccgcctcccgggttcaagcgattctcctgcctcagcctcctgagtagctgggactacaagtgtgtgccaccacacccagctaatgtttgtatttttagtagagacagggttttaccatgttggccaggctggtctcgaacctccgacctcaggagatccacccacctcagcctcccaaagtgctggaattacaggtgtgagccaccatgcccagcctctttttttctttaaaaatgttttaggccgggcgcagtggctcacgcttgtaatcccagcactttaggaggccgaggcaggtggatcacgaggtcaggagatcgagaccacggtgaaaccccttctctactaaaaatacaaaaaattagccaggcgtggtggcaggcgcctatagtcccagctactcagagaggctgaggcaggagaatggcgtgaacccgggaggcggaacttgcagtgagccaagatcatgccactgcactccagcctggacgacagagcaagactctgtctcaaaaaaaaaaaaaaattaaagttcttattttttgagacaggatctctgttgcccacgttggagtgcagtggcgcgatcatagccCAGTGtaaccttgaccttctgggctcaagcgatcctcctgcctcagcctcccaagtagctgggactacaggcatgtgccatcatgcctggctacatttttaaattgatgtatttgttgtttgtttgtttattgggacagattctcactctgtcactcaggctggagtgcagtggcactatcatggcttaccacagcctccacctcctgggctcaagcagtcctccc is a genomic window containing:
- the TOMM40 gene encoding mitochondrial import receptor subunit TOM40 homolog isoform X1, giving the protein MGNVLAASSPPAGPPPPPAPALVGLPPPPPSPPGFTLPPLGGSLGAGTSTSRGSERTPGAATASASGAAEDGACGCLPNPGTFEECHRKCKELFPIQMEGVKLTVNKGLSNHFQVNHTVALSTIGESNYHFGVTYVGTKQLSPTEAFPVLVGDMDNSGSLNAQVIHQLGPGLRSKMAIQTQQSKFVNWQVDGEYRGSDFTVAVTLGNPDVLVGSGSSQGVPPNTQPLRELHPAMPAGILVAHYLQSITPCLALGGELVYHRRPGEEGTVMSLAGKYTLNNWLATVTLGQAGMHATYYHKASDQLQVGVEFEASTRMQDTSVSFGYQLDLPKANLLFKGSVDSNWIVGATLEKKLPPLPLTLALGAFLNHRKNKFQCGFGLTIG
- the TOMM40 gene encoding mitochondrial import receptor subunit TOM40 homolog isoform X2, yielding MGNVLAASSPPAGPPPPPAPALVGLPPPPPSPPGFTLPPLGGSLGAGTSTSRGSERTPGAATASASGAAEDGACGCLPNPGTFEECHRKCKELFPIQMEGVKLTVNKGLSNHFQVNHTVALSTIGESNYHFGVTYVGTKQLSPTEAFPVLVGDMDNSGSLNAQVIHQLGPGLRSKMAIQTQQSKFVNWQVDGEYRGSDFTVAVTLGNPDVLVGSGILVAHYLQSITPCLALGGELVYHRRPGEEGTVMSLAGKYTLNNWLATVTLGQAGMHATYYHKASDQLQVGVEFEASTRMQDTSVSFGYQLDLPKANLLFKGSVDSNWIVGATLEKKLPPLPLTLALGAFLNHRKNKFQCGFGLTIG